A window from Nitrospira sp. ND1 encodes these proteins:
- the nuoH gene encoding NADH-quinone oxidoreductase subunit NuoH, giving the protein MEIGLRLAVSLAQIAAVMGVVMLTVMVLTLAERKVLGWMQDRMGPMEVGPYGVLQPIADGLKLFFKEDIIPAGANKFLFTLAPILALVPAMIGFAVIPFGPSLTIELFGMQIKPFVISDINIGILYILAFASIGAYGIILGGWSSNSKYSLLGGLRSAAQVISYELCVGLAIVGVILLSGSLSLVKITEAQAGGFWNWFVIAMPFPQIFAFVVYVISAVAETNRVPFDLPEAESELVAGFFTEYSGMRFAFFFIAEYANMILVSCVAAALFLGGWNAPYPGTILGYIGLDSLAWIENVVWFAAKVYFFLFLFFWLRATLPRLRYDQLMRFGWKVMLPIALGNIVLTAIAAYFFPR; this is encoded by the coding sequence ATGGAAATCGGATTACGACTGGCGGTGTCGTTAGCTCAAATCGCCGCGGTAATGGGAGTGGTGATGCTGACCGTCATGGTCCTCACCCTCGCGGAACGGAAAGTTCTGGGCTGGATGCAGGATCGTATGGGCCCGATGGAAGTCGGCCCTTACGGGGTGCTGCAGCCGATCGCCGACGGACTCAAACTCTTCTTCAAAGAAGACATCATCCCGGCGGGAGCCAATAAGTTCCTGTTTACCCTTGCACCGATCCTGGCCCTGGTGCCGGCCATGATCGGATTCGCCGTCATTCCCTTTGGCCCGAGCCTGACCATCGAATTGTTCGGGATGCAGATCAAGCCGTTCGTGATCAGCGACATCAACATCGGCATCCTGTACATCCTGGCCTTTGCCTCGATCGGCGCTTACGGAATCATTCTGGGTGGCTGGTCCTCGAACAGTAAATACTCCCTCCTCGGCGGACTCCGCTCCGCCGCACAGGTGATCAGCTACGAATTGTGCGTTGGCCTGGCGATCGTCGGAGTCATTCTCCTGTCCGGCTCGCTCAGCCTGGTGAAGATCACGGAAGCGCAGGCCGGCGGGTTCTGGAACTGGTTCGTCATCGCCATGCCCTTCCCGCAGATTTTCGCCTTCGTGGTCTACGTCATTTCAGCGGTCGCTGAAACCAACCGGGTGCCGTTCGACCTGCCAGAAGCTGAAAGCGAACTCGTCGCGGGCTTCTTCACCGAATACAGCGGCATGCGCTTCGCCTTCTTCTTCATCGCGGAATACGCCAACATGATTCTGGTGTCCTGCGTCGCGGCGGCCCTGTTCCTCGGCGGATGGAACGCGCCCTACCCGGGCACCATCCTGGGGTACATCGGCCTGGACAGCCTCGCCTGGATTGAAAACGTCGTCTGGTTTGCCGCGAAGGTCTACTTCTTCCTGTTCCTGTTCTTCTGGTTGCGGGCGACGCTGCCCCGCCTGCGGTATGACCAATTGATGCGGTTCGGCTGGAAAGTGATGCTCCCGATCGCACTGGGCAACATCGTCCTGACGGCCATTGCCGCCTATTTCTTCCCGCGGTAA
- a CDS encoding NADH-quinone oxidoreductase subunit J — protein sequence MDHIFFFYFAAVIAATSLLVVALRNPVYSALSLLIMFFHVAGLYITLHAEFLAAVQIVVYAGAILVLYLFVVMLLSIKSEERYHNQLPVAGLLGVVLCTEVILLFIKSQTSGMAPAAAADPVAGPGNTEMIGEALYSTYLFPFEVASLILLVAMIGAIILAKKDINEPVQ from the coding sequence ATGGACCACATTTTCTTCTTCTATTTCGCCGCAGTGATCGCAGCCACCTCCCTGCTGGTAGTCGCGTTGCGAAACCCGGTCTATAGCGCGTTGTCCCTGCTGATCATGTTTTTTCACGTGGCGGGGCTCTATATCACCCTGCATGCGGAGTTTCTGGCCGCGGTGCAGATCGTCGTGTATGCCGGCGCAATCCTGGTGCTCTACCTCTTCGTAGTCATGCTGCTGAGCATCAAGTCGGAGGAGCGCTACCACAACCAGCTCCCGGTGGCGGGATTGCTAGGGGTGGTGCTGTGTACCGAAGTGATCCTGCTGTTCATCAAGTCGCAGACCAGCGGGATGGCTCCGGCAGCTGCAGCCGATCCCGTCGCAGGACCAGGCAATACGGAAATGATCGGGGAAGCCTTGTACTCGACCTATTTGTTCCCGTTCGAGGTCGCGTCGTTGATCCTGCTGGTGGCCATGATCGGGGCCATCATCCTGGCGAAGAAAGACATCAATGAACCCGTGCAGTAA
- the nuoK gene encoding NADH-quinone oxidoreductase subunit NuoK yields the protein MAVPLSYYLILSGFVFLTGVVGVLIRRNIIVILLSVELMLNATNINFVAFSEYFHNVAGQVFVFFALTVAAAEVAVGLAIIIALHRSNSSIYVDDLNLLKR from the coding sequence ATGGCTGTACCCTTATCCTACTATCTGATCCTGAGCGGATTCGTGTTTCTCACGGGTGTGGTGGGCGTGTTGATCCGGCGCAACATCATCGTGATCCTGCTGTCGGTTGAATTGATGCTGAATGCCACGAACATCAACTTCGTGGCCTTTTCCGAATACTTTCACAATGTGGCGGGGCAGGTGTTCGTCTTTTTCGCCTTGACCGTCGCGGCGGCGGAAGTGGCCGTGGGCCTGGCCATCATCATCGCCCTGCACCGGTCGAATTCATCCATTTACGTCGACGACCTGAACCTATTGAAACGTTAG
- the nuoG gene encoding NADH-quinone oxidoreductase subunit NuoG: protein MPDPKPETVRLTIDGTTVAVPKGTLVIEAARRVGVMIPHFCYHPKLKPDANCRMCLVEVEKMPKLQTACSTPVAEGMAVRTATTTVDDAHKSVLEFILANHPLDCPVCDQGGKCDLQDFSHQYTPTTSRFTETKRIFQKEYFSPLIETQMNRCVQCLRCVRYCDEIMDVKALAPVGRGTMTEIKHFGPHELDCEFCGGCIQICPVGAITSRLSMYEYRPWMLKRADTICTFCGDGCRITVQTKDNELIEVNSAHGAGRNNGDLCARGFFGFHASSHADRLTHPLIRREGKLVETTWEDALEYVAEQALRLKLAQGADAFGGLISSRCTNEDLYVFQKFMRQVIGTNRIDSSARYGHLNGVQALRRVQGTHRWTIAFEDIVAANALLLVGTNITETSPITGLKVKEAVKKRQASLVTVETLQPAIDTLSNITNLALQHFPTHPAQFGNTVLGVTKAVLEANLVDAAVAQQAPAFVQRLTSALQGTSWEALEAATGQSRAQWAEAANILAKANRLVILVGNGVLRHPGGDATVTNLLDLLILLGKLDKPGCGLGPLAEENNDQGAVEMGAVAEFFPGPAPLDDQPVRDRIAAMWREDLPRTPGASLTEMLAAANKSTLKAMFVVGENPVGTLPAAAQAKEALGKLDLLVCQELFLTETAAMAHVVLPACSYMEKDGTFTNSEGHVQGVRQAINPVGDSRPDWEMLSALSVLMGSPLEYGDAREILKEIRTVIPGYGLLGPTPTPPKVDPMVLNRYLTEGFAVDAATRYAVSQPRQTNDGPFTLMFVQTLFHSGKLSTRAKGLLQLQQEGFLSINPADAAQLGLADGGQVTVSNSRGAITTTIKIRERVPAGLLWFPEHFDGEAKQLAEWTIDPRTQIPYFKLAHVSLAKVS from the coding sequence CCACAAGTCGGTCCTGGAATTCATCCTGGCCAACCATCCGCTGGATTGCCCGGTCTGCGACCAGGGCGGCAAATGCGACCTCCAGGATTTCTCGCATCAATACACCCCGACGACCAGCCGGTTTACGGAAACCAAACGCATCTTCCAGAAAGAGTACTTCAGCCCCCTCATCGAAACGCAGATGAACCGCTGTGTGCAGTGTTTGCGCTGCGTCCGGTATTGCGATGAGATCATGGACGTGAAAGCGCTGGCTCCGGTGGGGCGCGGCACCATGACCGAGATCAAACACTTCGGCCCGCATGAACTGGACTGCGAATTCTGCGGAGGCTGCATCCAGATCTGCCCCGTCGGCGCCATCACGAGCCGGCTCTCCATGTATGAGTATCGCCCCTGGATGCTCAAGCGGGCCGACACGATCTGCACCTTCTGCGGCGACGGCTGCCGGATCACCGTGCAGACCAAGGACAATGAACTGATCGAGGTGAACTCCGCACACGGAGCCGGACGGAATAACGGCGACCTCTGCGCCCGGGGCTTCTTCGGCTTCCATGCCAGCAGCCACGCCGACCGCCTTACACATCCGTTGATCCGTCGCGAAGGCAAGTTGGTCGAGACCACCTGGGAAGACGCGCTGGAATATGTTGCCGAACAGGCGCTCCGCCTGAAGCTGGCGCAGGGCGCGGATGCGTTCGGTGGGCTTATCAGCTCCCGTTGCACGAACGAAGACCTCTATGTGTTCCAAAAGTTCATGCGCCAGGTGATCGGCACCAACCGGATCGACAGCAGCGCGCGGTATGGCCACCTCAACGGAGTGCAGGCGCTCCGACGCGTGCAGGGTACCCATCGCTGGACCATCGCCTTTGAAGACATCGTCGCCGCGAATGCATTGCTCCTGGTCGGTACGAACATCACCGAGACCAGCCCGATCACCGGGCTCAAGGTCAAAGAAGCCGTCAAGAAACGGCAGGCCAGTCTCGTGACCGTGGAAACGCTCCAACCGGCCATCGATACTCTGAGCAACATCACGAACCTGGCCCTGCAGCATTTCCCGACGCATCCCGCGCAATTCGGCAATACCGTGTTAGGCGTCACCAAGGCCGTCCTCGAAGCCAACCTGGTCGATGCCGCCGTCGCGCAGCAGGCGCCCGCCTTCGTGCAGCGTCTGACTTCCGCTCTGCAGGGCACCTCGTGGGAGGCCCTGGAGGCGGCGACCGGCCAGAGCCGCGCCCAATGGGCAGAGGCCGCCAACATACTGGCGAAAGCCAACCGGCTGGTCATCCTGGTCGGCAACGGTGTGCTGCGCCATCCTGGCGGAGACGCGACGGTCACGAATCTTCTGGACCTGCTGATTCTGCTTGGAAAACTCGACAAGCCGGGCTGCGGACTCGGGCCGCTCGCCGAAGAAAATAACGATCAAGGTGCCGTCGAAATGGGCGCCGTCGCCGAATTCTTTCCCGGGCCCGCTCCGCTCGACGACCAGCCCGTCCGCGATCGCATCGCAGCCATGTGGCGAGAAGACTTACCGCGCACTCCCGGCGCCTCGCTGACCGAGATGCTTGCCGCCGCAAACAAGAGCACTCTCAAGGCCATGTTCGTGGTCGGGGAAAACCCGGTCGGCACCCTGCCCGCCGCGGCCCAGGCCAAAGAAGCCCTGGGGAAGTTGGACCTGCTGGTCTGTCAGGAATTGTTCCTCACCGAGACGGCGGCGATGGCCCATGTGGTGCTCCCCGCCTGCTCCTATATGGAAAAGGACGGCACCTTCACGAATTCCGAAGGCCATGTTCAGGGGGTTCGGCAAGCGATCAATCCCGTGGGCGACAGCCGCCCCGACTGGGAAATGTTATCGGCGCTCTCCGTGCTGATGGGCTCGCCGCTTGAATATGGCGACGCGCGGGAGATCCTGAAAGAGATTCGGACGGTCATCCCCGGTTATGGACTGTTAGGACCGACTCCTACGCCACCCAAAGTCGACCCAATGGTGTTGAACCGATATCTGACGGAAGGGTTTGCAGTCGACGCGGCCACACGCTATGCCGTGAGCCAGCCTCGGCAGACTAACGACGGCCCGTTCACGCTGATGTTCGTGCAAACGCTGTTTCACTCCGGGAAGCTGTCCACACGCGCCAAGGGGCTCCTCCAATTGCAGCAGGAAGGGTTCCTCTCCATCAATCCGGCGGATGCAGCTCAGCTCGGCCTGGCGGACGGCGGGCAGGTCACAGTCTCCAACTCACGCGGCGCCATCACTACGACGATAAAGATTCGCGAACGGGTGCCGGCCGGCCTGCTGTGGTTTCCGGAACATTTCGACGGCGAGGCCAAACAGCTCGCTGAATGGACGATTGATCCCCGGACTCAAATCCCCTATTTTAAGCTCGCGCACGTGTCTCTCGCGAAGGTCTCGTAG
- the nuoI gene encoding NADH-quinone oxidoreductase subunit NuoI: protein MNVAVTTQPKRKPSFSDWLKTLTFYELLVGMKATLTHLLNYKPITLQYPHEKRLLPDNYRGMLALLRYDDGTEKCVGCDLCEAACPSRVIRVVSGEVPGEPTKRYSKEYYMDMTRCLFCGLCVDACPVDALGMTREFEWAVYDKRQLHLNKQQLLAIGDRSFPVREKRLELQHPNVAFFNVTFTHLPQKEN, encoded by the coding sequence ATGAACGTCGCCGTCACAACGCAACCCAAGCGGAAACCGTCGTTCAGCGATTGGCTGAAGACGCTGACCTTCTACGAACTCCTGGTGGGCATGAAGGCGACACTGACACACCTGCTCAACTACAAGCCGATTACGCTGCAATACCCGCATGAGAAGCGCCTGCTGCCCGACAACTACCGGGGCATGCTGGCGTTGCTGCGGTATGACGACGGGACGGAAAAATGCGTGGGCTGCGATCTGTGCGAAGCGGCCTGTCCCTCGCGGGTCATCCGGGTCGTCAGCGGAGAAGTCCCCGGGGAACCGACCAAACGGTATTCGAAGGAATACTACATGGATATGACGCGCTGTCTGTTCTGCGGTCTCTGCGTCGACGCCTGTCCCGTGGATGCCCTGGGCATGACTCGCGAGTTTGAATGGGCCGTCTACGATAAGCGCCAGCTGCACCTCAACAAGCAACAACTGCTCGCCATCGGCGACCGTTCATTTCCCGTCCGGGAAAAACGCCTCGAGCTGCAGCATCCGAACGTGGCGTTTTTCAACGTCACCTTCACGCATCTCCCGCAAAAGGAGAACTAG